From the Saimiri boliviensis isolate mSaiBol1 chromosome X, mSaiBol1.pri, whole genome shotgun sequence genome, one window contains:
- the SUV39H1 gene encoding histone-lysine N-methyltransferase SUV39H1 isoform X2, translated as MAENLKGCSVCCKSSWNQLQDLCRLAKLSCPALGVSKRNLYDFEVEYLCDYKKIREQEYYLVKWRGYPDSESTWEPRQNLKCVRILKQFHKDLERELLRRHHRSKTPRHLDPSLANYLVQKAKQRRALRRWEQELNAKRSHLGRITVENEVDLDGPPRAFVYINEYRVGEGITLNQVAVGCECQDCLWAPTGGCCPGASLHKFAYNDQGQVRLRAGLPIYECNSRCRCGYDCPNRVVQKGIRYDLCIFRTDDGRGWGVRTLEKIRKNSFVMEYVGEIITSEEAERRGQIYDRQGATYLFDLDYVEDVYTVDAAYYGNISHFVNHSCDPNLQVYNVFIDNLDERLPRIAFFATKTIRAGEELTFDYNMQVDPVDMESTRMDSNFGLAGLPGSPKKRVRIECKCGTESCRKYLF; from the exons ATGGCGGAAAATTTAAAAG GCTGTAGTGTGTGTTGCAAGTCTTCTTGGAATCAGCTGCAGGACCTGTGCCGCCTGGCCAagctctcctgccctgccctcGGTGTCTCTAAGAGGAACCTCTATGACTTTGAAGTTGAGTACCTGTGCGATTACAAGAAGATACGA GAACAGGAATATTACCTGGTGAAATGGCGTGGATATCCAGACTCAGAGAGCACCTGGGAGCCACGGCAAAATCTCAAGTGTGTGCGCATCCTCAAGCAGTTCCACAAGGACTTAGAGAGGGAGCTGCTTCGGCGGCACCACCGGTCAAAGACCCCCCGGCACCTGGACCCAAGCTTGGCCAACTACCTAGTGCAGAAGGCCAAGCAGAGGCGGGCGCTCCGTCGCTGGGAGCAGGAGCTCAATGCCAAGCGCAGCCATCTGGGACGTATCACCGTAGAGAATGAGGTGGACCTGGATGGCCCCCCGCGGGCCTTCGTGTACATCAATGAGTACCGTGTTGGTGAGGGCATCACCCTCAACCAGGTGGCTGTGGGCTGTGAGTGCCAGGACTGTCTGTGGGCACCCACCGGAGGCTGCTGCCCGGGGGCGTCACTGCACAAGTTTGCCTACAATGACCAGGGCCAGGTGCGGCTTCGAGCCGGGCTGCCCATCTACGAGTGCAACTCCCGCTGCCGCTGTGGCTATGACTGCCCAAATCGTGTGGTACAGAAGGGCATTCGATATGACCTCTGCATCTTCCGCACGGACGACGGGCGCGGCTGGGGCGTCCGCACTCTGGAGAAGATTCGCAAGAACAGCTTCGTCATGGAGTACGTGGGAGAG ATTATTACCTCGGAGGAGGCGGAGCGGCGGGGCCAGATCTACGACCGCCAGGGCGCCACCTACCTCTTTGACCTGGACTACGTGGAGGACGTGTACACCGTGGATGCCGCCTACTACGGGAACATCTCCCACTTTGTCAACCACAGT TGTGACCCCAACCTGCAGGTGTACAACGTCTTCATAGACAACCTTGATGAACGGCTGCCCCGCATCGCTTTCTTTGCCACAAAAACCATCCGGGCAGGCGAGGAGCTCACCTTTGATTACAACATGCAAG TGGACCCCGTGGACATGGAAAGCACCCGCATGGACTCCAACTTTGGCCTGGCTGGGCTCCCTGGCTCCCCTAAGAAGCGGGTCCGTATTGAATGCAAGTGTGGGACTGAGTCCTGCCGCAAATACCTCTTCTAG
- the SUV39H1 gene encoding histone-lysine N-methyltransferase SUV39H1 isoform X1 — translation MVGMHRLRNDRLADPLLTGCSVCCKSSWNQLQDLCRLAKLSCPALGVSKRNLYDFEVEYLCDYKKIREQEYYLVKWRGYPDSESTWEPRQNLKCVRILKQFHKDLERELLRRHHRSKTPRHLDPSLANYLVQKAKQRRALRRWEQELNAKRSHLGRITVENEVDLDGPPRAFVYINEYRVGEGITLNQVAVGCECQDCLWAPTGGCCPGASLHKFAYNDQGQVRLRAGLPIYECNSRCRCGYDCPNRVVQKGIRYDLCIFRTDDGRGWGVRTLEKIRKNSFVMEYVGEIITSEEAERRGQIYDRQGATYLFDLDYVEDVYTVDAAYYGNISHFVNHSCDPNLQVYNVFIDNLDERLPRIAFFATKTIRAGEELTFDYNMQVDPVDMESTRMDSNFGLAGLPGSPKKRVRIECKCGTESCRKYLF, via the exons ATGGTCGGGATGCATCGCCTGAGAAATGACAGACTGGCTGACCCACTGCTGACAG GCTGTAGTGTGTGTTGCAAGTCTTCTTGGAATCAGCTGCAGGACCTGTGCCGCCTGGCCAagctctcctgccctgccctcGGTGTCTCTAAGAGGAACCTCTATGACTTTGAAGTTGAGTACCTGTGCGATTACAAGAAGATACGA GAACAGGAATATTACCTGGTGAAATGGCGTGGATATCCAGACTCAGAGAGCACCTGGGAGCCACGGCAAAATCTCAAGTGTGTGCGCATCCTCAAGCAGTTCCACAAGGACTTAGAGAGGGAGCTGCTTCGGCGGCACCACCGGTCAAAGACCCCCCGGCACCTGGACCCAAGCTTGGCCAACTACCTAGTGCAGAAGGCCAAGCAGAGGCGGGCGCTCCGTCGCTGGGAGCAGGAGCTCAATGCCAAGCGCAGCCATCTGGGACGTATCACCGTAGAGAATGAGGTGGACCTGGATGGCCCCCCGCGGGCCTTCGTGTACATCAATGAGTACCGTGTTGGTGAGGGCATCACCCTCAACCAGGTGGCTGTGGGCTGTGAGTGCCAGGACTGTCTGTGGGCACCCACCGGAGGCTGCTGCCCGGGGGCGTCACTGCACAAGTTTGCCTACAATGACCAGGGCCAGGTGCGGCTTCGAGCCGGGCTGCCCATCTACGAGTGCAACTCCCGCTGCCGCTGTGGCTATGACTGCCCAAATCGTGTGGTACAGAAGGGCATTCGATATGACCTCTGCATCTTCCGCACGGACGACGGGCGCGGCTGGGGCGTCCGCACTCTGGAGAAGATTCGCAAGAACAGCTTCGTCATGGAGTACGTGGGAGAG ATTATTACCTCGGAGGAGGCGGAGCGGCGGGGCCAGATCTACGACCGCCAGGGCGCCACCTACCTCTTTGACCTGGACTACGTGGAGGACGTGTACACCGTGGATGCCGCCTACTACGGGAACATCTCCCACTTTGTCAACCACAGT TGTGACCCCAACCTGCAGGTGTACAACGTCTTCATAGACAACCTTGATGAACGGCTGCCCCGCATCGCTTTCTTTGCCACAAAAACCATCCGGGCAGGCGAGGAGCTCACCTTTGATTACAACATGCAAG TGGACCCCGTGGACATGGAAAGCACCCGCATGGACTCCAACTTTGGCCTGGCTGGGCTCCCTGGCTCCCCTAAGAAGCGGGTCCGTATTGAATGCAAGTGTGGGACTGAGTCCTGCCGCAAATACCTCTTCTAG